The genomic segment AGTATTGCTTGCGGCGACGAATGCTGATCGGGATCGCTCACCGCGAGAGGTAGCGTGCTACGGGAAGGTGGATCACGCCCGAATGTGTGCAGCCGCGCGCAAAATCCGGTGCTATACCGACGTAGCGTATCCACCAATGCGAGCAAACGCGATCGAACAGGTCCTCGAGACGCTCGACACGGACGTCCTCGATGGCGGGGCGTACCTCCAGTGCAGAGACGTCGCACGACACCTGATGGAGATCGCTGACGAGGTACCGATCGGTGCGGGCACGCCACGATTGACCGTCGCGGCAGCCGCCGTCTACCGTGCAGATCGGGTACTCGGCGGTGAATTCCTCACGATGCAGCAGGTCGCTGATGCCGTGAGTGCGATCGTCGAGACGAGCAAGGACAAGATCAATCGCTACTCTGCAGAACTCCGTGAGGAGTATCGCGAGCGAGCGAAGACTGACGCCCCGAGCGTGCTTCGCGACCGAGGACGCATCACGGTACAGTGACCGACTCTGCGGGCGGGGTTCTCGGACGCTACCCACTGTCTGCGAACGTCTGGTGTTGGTCACTCCCACTGGCAGGTGGAGGCAGATTACCCATGTCACTCGATCCGACGGTCACGCTCGCGCTCGACACTGCACCTGCCCTGCGCAGTTGGCTTCGCAGTGTGAGTCAGCGTGACGCGCTCGACCCAGCGGTCGCCGACTCGCTCGCCGAGCTTGCTGGGGCGATCGACAGCCAGTTGCACAGCCAGGTCCACGACCAGACTGAGTCGCTCGAACTCAGCGTGTCGACGACGCAGTTCCCCCAGGATACCTCCTCCTCGTCGAGAGCGAACCACAGTCGGTATGCAGAGGACAAGCCTGCCGATCTGGACACGTGTCCCTCTCCGCGTCCAGAGACAGACGACTCGGCCGACACTGAGATCGAGACTGCCACTGAGACAGAACCGTGTGAGTCGGATCCATCACAGATCTATGACGAGCTGCCAGCCCATGCGTGGAACCCCGATACTGCCAAGACCGACGGTAGTTCGACAACTGAGGCCGGGGCCGATGCGCCAGAAAGAGACGATCGCGACCCCCCATCACCGTCGACACCAGGCTCAGACAGCACTCCCGACGATCCCGACAGGGATGGAGAAGCGCTGCCGCCCACAGAGTATGTCACAGCCTACGAGTGTGACGTCTGTGGCGTCAGGCGAGAGATGGAAACGTCGGTGAAAGTGTGTGCGTTCGTCGCGGACTGTCCGATATGTAATGCGATCGACGTCCGGTTCAGCGCCGTCGAGATCCCGACGCCGATTCAGGACCACTCTCGTCACGGCTAACCTCGTGACTCCGACTTGATCGGAGCAGTCGCTCGTGATCGACCAGTCCAGGTTGCTCACATCGCTCCCTCCTGTGTCGGTCGCTGCGATCGCTCGTTGCGCTGCCGGGCTTTCCCTCTTGCTTGACGCTCACTCTGGACAGCTGGTGGCGTTGTTCGCCCCTCATGAGGAGTAGAGGGATCAAAGACGATGCAAACTGCCAGCCGGATCACGACCCCACTCGCCGTTGAGTTCACTACCGAGCCCGATTCGACCGCCGAACATTCCCGCTTCGGCGTATTCGACGCCCCAGGTCACACCAACACGAGTTGTGATTTCTGCGGGAAGTTCGGACTCGTTCCGACCCAAAGCTGTGAAGCTGCCTGTGACCTCGGCGTTCAACTGATCTGCTCCGACTGCGAGCGCGCGTGACTCGAGACGATCGAACAGCCTATCGGCAGTTACACCTGACCTATGTCACCATCAGCACATCCGATTGAGCGACTTGAACCGTCCCAGCGCACGCTTCGGCGCGCTCAGTACGAAGCTTTCGAGTTCGAACTCACCGAGGAAGGCATCCTCGTTCGCAACGCCAGCCATGCGAATCCCGAGGACCACGAGTATCTGATCACGATCGAGGACGGGTTGCCCCACAGTTGTACGTGTTCAGCAGATGAACATCACCAGGGCGCGTGCAAACATCGGGTTGCAGTCGCAATTCGGACGCCCGTTCTCGAGGCTGCACGCACCGCACAGCGAATTCACGAACTGCAGACCAGCGGGGTGCAGGCCACAGCGAATCCACCGGCGCCGTGAGTTACCCCACGAGTTTGGTCTTTTCAGGCAGTAATGAGACAAACACGACGGAACGACCGTCCACACCGAAGTTTCAATCTTTTTCGAGATGATGGCGGTCTCATTCTCAATGAAACGACCAAGTGGAACCAAGTACGAAGGCGTGGGGTAACTCTGCCAGACCGATCAGCGTCTGCACGAACGCACCGCACGTGGTGTTGTTCACACCCTCGAGAGGGATGGAGGTTTTCACAGATGTCACGAGCAGACGAGACGACAGCACAGCCAGCAGAGACACCCGATGAAGCGCAGTCCATCAGTGAGACGCCGCCACTTCCACGGCGGTTTCTCGCGACTGCCAGCGGACCGGTCACCCGGATCACTGACTACGGTGACGAAACGACCGAGCGTGTTCGCGCCGACATCTCAATCGAGCACTCCATCGAGACACTCGAAGAGTTCACCACGTTCTGGGGCTTCCGCGATCTCCGCAGCTGGAAGCAAGCGGCTCTCAAGGCTCTTCTCGAGAGACAGGAACCCGACGCTGTGACGTACGCCGTCAACGAGGACGACCTCGAAGCGTGGGACGTCACGGTCGACGGACGTATTGAAGCGTTCGCAGGGCTTGTCGAGACGATGGCCGACTACACAGGACGAGATCCTTCTTGTCGAGATACAATCCCTCACCGGATTGCAAGCCGAATCAACGCGCTCACCGATGGTCGCCAGACGACCGACGATGTTCTCAAGGAATTCGCTGACGAACTTTCCCGGGCAGAACTGTGGGGCATGGAGCGCACCTCGCTCTTCTGAACGTCAAACACGCCCACCACGAGTCGATCGAGCAGTTGACCGCAACGCTTGCTCGCACTCTCAGTGACGACGGGGGTGAGGAGTAATGAGCGAGCAGTCGATCAAACTTGGTGACGTCTGTTTGGATCTCGCACAAGGGCGACCAGTGCACGTGGTCACCGATACTGGCCAAATCGTAGCTGAGTGGTCCGAGGCAAATAACTACAATTTGCTAGATAATTATGGAAACTCACGCTTCGACACAGCCGAAGACGATCGCGTGTTCGATGTCGTCTACTGTTCGAGCCTGAAGTCCAGGCCCTCGAAAACCTATGCATATCCGGAGTCGCGGCTTGGCCGCATCGAGAGCGAGGCAGCCGATGCTGGCCGCCAGGTTGCCGACCGCGTGGTCGTCGCTGTTCTTGAAGAGCTGTTCGAACGAGCAGCCACGGACGACGATGGAGCCGTGACCGTCCTCGAGCGCTATGCAACTGACGTGGGATATGCGGACGAAGCTGCTGAAGCGCGCGAACTGGCTGAGATCGACCGGATCATCGGAGGTGAGGTCTGATGGTGGCAGATCTACTAACATACATTGACGGCGCAGACGCAGCCGACTGGACGCTCACCGAGTCGCAAGTCTGGGGGCTTCGTCAGGGCGTGCAGGCGGCAGTCGAACGTGGTGACGAGAGCTTGTCGCTTCCATCGTCGACACTCTCCGCCGAGCGGTGGCACCACTGGGGAATCGGCATCTCTGTCTGGCTCCACGAGAGTGGTGTTGTCATCCTCCAGAATGGCGAGGAAACGATCGTGACCGACGTCTCGATGCTCGAACACGTCTCAGGGGTGTTGGCTGGAGCCCACGGGAAGATCGGCCGCGTGACGCGGATTAACCCAGATAGAGGTGACGAGTGATGGCGATCGTCGACACTGAAAAGCGGTATACTGGTGCGTTCGACACGGTGAAGTGTCCTGTCTGTGGCTCCGACGAATGGACACACCTTGTCTATCAGGGCGTTTTCTGTGCGGCCTGCAACACTCGGTGTACGCTACGTGAACCGTCTGGCGACCAAGGCTTTATCGCTGAGTTCGACGGCAAATACACGTGGTCCGTAGAAGAGGCTGAGCCGATTCCCGAGACTGACGAGTACGGCGCTCTCGCGTCGGGTAAGTAGCTTGGGACCGAGTCTCGTGGCTACGATCGCTACTGGTTTTCGGCGTATGCAGCCCACGTCGATGGTCACGAGAGCGAGTGGGAGCCAGCGTGGGATCGAGACAGTGAACGCAGAGGTTGACTAGAGCTCAATCAGACCGAAAACAACCAGTGACAGCACTGGATACCCAGTTCCCTGTTCGGTGGTGTTGTTGCCCCCTCGAGAGGGGTGGAGGTTTTTCCAGATGATAGATCGACCCGAGAGGTACTGTCTATAGTAAACATTAGAAATAATTGCTCATTTTGGGAATAGTGAGTTGATCAAGAGCGGTATCGATCGCTGTTGTCAGCTCAGAAAGCGAGTCGAAGAATCGATTGCTAAGTGCTGATTGTAGCTGTCTCCAGCACTCTTCGACTGGATTGAGTTCCGGTGAATACGCCAGTAACGTAACGAAGGCAAGGTCGTCACGGGCCGCCAGGTCCGTGACGGCCGACGCCTGGAAATACGGCGCTCCATCCAACACGATAATCAAGTTGTCTTCGAACTCTTTGCATAATGCGAGAATGAAATCTGACGGTGGACTCGAACCGACTGAAGAAAACGTTGCGACCTCACTCGAGGATTTCGGTGCCGACGTGAGTCATCGCGACGCCGAAATGCGTCTTGACTGACCCGCTGCGAGCGAGTTCGGCGTCGACGACCGCGTCGAAGTTCGGTACTCGGAGGCCGGCAACATGGACTAGGCATCGCTGTTCGCGGATACAGCCGACGACCAGCAGACGCTAACGGGCGAGGACGCCAGCGCCAGTTCCTCTTCGATTCGCCTGGTGAGAACAGTGATTGAGCCCTCCGAGAGCACCCACAACGGCGAACGAAAGGTCACATATCCAGACCCGAGAACATGCATACTCGCGTTAGCCGCAGTGACTCCCGATCCGCTAGTCAAAGGCGGATACACCCATGGTGATCTGTGTTCCCGCTGCGAGGCAGCGGTGTTGGCCGGACGATTCAATGAAGAGGGAGAGCAGTTTCTCGAGTGCGCAGCCAGTGGGCGAACGCTCACACCTGCTATCATTATGTTCACGCCGTCTCGCAGTAGTGAGTCATGAGCACATATAGGATTCTAACCGCTCTCAGCGGCACTCATTCATCGAGACCTGTTCTCTAATCCAAGCTTCCAGATCAATTCATTTCACAATTTGTGAGGTTATGCATAACACTAACATATATCTACACTGAAAAAGAATGTGTCCCACACCAAGCTGGGACGTCACGAACAGCACCTTGAACCAACCTACCCCATCGCTCCCGGAATTGATGGGCACTGGCAGGCGCCTGCTCATGCTTCTGTGATCGCTTTGCGACCACATCCACGCGGTTCGGTACGCGGATCCGGCCAGCAGCGCACCGATAGGACTTTGCAGACCACGACGACACTATGGACTGGTGTACTGTCGCAACGCAATGCTTGAGGTCGGAAGGAAGCGGTTCTAAGCACTCCTTTATGAGTGATGTGAGAAATTCGAGATCAACGTGACGAGATACAACCTCTAGAGATCGCGCTACTTCTCGAGCAAACCACGAGTCACCTCGAGTGCTGGGGATCCGTGCTAAGACTGTGATAGTCTGACTATCGATCTCTGTTTCGTGCTTTACCAACCAACATCAAAGCGAGTTGGAATGGAAACGAAGCTCACTTCGAGAGATCTTTGTCAGTATCTTGGGGATCATTACGAACCAGAAACTAAATTCGTCTATCATTTCGACGGACGAGTGTCAGGACTGGCGGTTTGTTTGACTCGAATGTCACGCCTTTTGTACATCCGCACGAGCGTAGACTCTCATCTTCTTGTTCCTTGCCTCTCACACCGGTTAGGAAGAACCGAAAATGGCACTGAGTCGCGTGGTCTGAGATTGTTAGACGGCAGATCGAAGTGCAGTCTCAGAGCTGTACCATCGCATCAAGGATTCTGTTAACGAACTCGTCGTTCGTAATATCGCCGTCCAGGAACTCCCGCAGCCATGCGACGTCAAGGAAGAACGCGAACACCCGGTTTTTGTGCTCGTCAAGGAGGGTGAATTTGATCTCCTTGAGTTCTGCGAGGAACTCCTCGGCATCACGAATTCCACGGGCCAGACCGGGTGCAAGAGCTCGAAGCTCTTCGGCCAGTTCATCGCGATCGTCCGTCAGCAACATCACGCGTACGTTGAGTTTCTGTTTGCGGTATGTAACCTCCTTCACCTTAATAACATCGCTATCGATCTGAAAGGCGTCGCGATCGAATCCGGGGATCTCCTTCTTCTCGTTGTTCTTATCATTCTTTTTGTTATCCTGTTTGTTGTCTTTCTTCTCGTTCTTCTCGGTCTTTTCGCCCTTTTTGTTGTCCTTCGTGTCGTTCTTGTCGTCTTTCTCGTCATCGGTCTGCGTCTTGCTCTTCTGATTAATGCTACTAGCACAGCCAGCCAGCACGGTTGCAAACGCGGTGCCACTGCCGAGGAGGATCTTTCGTCGCTCCATATTTTGCTACCCTATACCGATCGATATCAATAATTACCTCCTACGAAAATATCGCTGTTCTCAGATAATGAGCCGACTCACTAATCAATTTCTAATACTGCTGGTCCTGTGAGCATCTTCCAGTAGTCACGCTGGTGCTTCAGTTAATCATAACCTTACAGCCATAGCCAAACTGGGAATGCATCGAAAGGAGCCGTGAAGTATGTCTACCACCTATCGTTCCCATACCCTCACATTGCTCCCTAACGGGAACGAACGATGGTTTCTTAGTTGAAACGCAAAGCGTTAGTGCTTACTGTAAAGTTCGATGGGTGAGTCCCTCAGATAACATATCACTCGTTCTTGAAAACCTCAGCAGTCTCTTCAGCCAGGTCCTGATCTCGATATGAGCGTCCCTTTGTCCAGTAACACAGTGGATTACATGATGGCGACCCGAAGTCGTCGATGTGGTCGTACTTGTTTCGATGCTCAAGTGCTGACCGTCCAAGCGACGTGATCTCATACAGCCCAGACCGTTCGGCCGGACCGATCTTGCGAACAAGGCCGTAGTCCTCGAGCACCGGCAGTCTCGTGTGGATGTTCTTGCGGTTCTTGTAGGTGGAAGCAGCGAGGTTGGTCGCGATGTTGCGTCCCTTGTCGTCAAGTTCTTCGGGTATCAGAAAGTCGGTTGGTTGTCGTAGCCTCGTGAATTAACACGGATTTCTAATGTGGAATCTGCGAATATTTAGATTTTCCACTGGGAACTATACTCTGTATGAGCCTAAACACCAACGCAGTCTAACGGACCCGATACTGATATCCTCACAGAATTAGCAACTCTCAAGCCTGAAAACCACCCGAAGAGGATATCTTCAGGGGTCGATCCTCCCGCAGGGAGCCGACGTCACTGGAAGCCGATTCATCTCGCGGACCGCATTCATCGCTACGAGAGATTCACACTTAGGTATACACTGTCTACGGCTCTTGATTCGTAACCATTCAGGGAACTGGATCAGAAGCTCGTCATTGCCAAGTCAGCCAAGCAGCTGCCACCGTAATCGGGTTTCCGTATCATCTTCCCCATCGTTAGTCACCACTCTGTGGCGAAACTCTCATATTCACTGTATTCGGTGATCTCCAGATCATAGAACAGTGATACTCAACGATAACTAACTCTAAACCGCCAATCGGGTGGGCGGGTTATATCCGAGCATCGGAGTCGCAAGGCCCGACACACAAAGGTAGAGGCACTAAATGAGCGTCAGTTCGAACTGTTACTCAAGGGCGCTCGCAATCTCGATGAACTGGATATTTTTAGTGTCTGAACTAGTCGAGTTCTTCAATTAAATCGATCAGAAACACGTTAGAGCGGTTAAGCCTATTATTTGGAAGCTATGAGTCTTGGTTTCTGATCCGAACCATCTCCGGGTAGAGACATACATGTTGATTTTCATACCCCTCGCTGTCAAGTAGCACTGTCGAGTCAAATGAAAGGTTTGATTCATTATCGTATATTCCTTTATGATCTTCAATAATAACGGACGATGGTTTTTCGATGGTAAGTAACGGATCTGTCTCGACGACGACCAGTGATGGTTTCTGGGCCGTAAGCTCTCGCGCTGAGGTTTCTATTCTGTTCGGATCCTGTATGGCAATTACACCTGGTCGCTTGATCAAAATATTCCCATTTCGAATCGTGATTTCCTCAGGCCGCACCTCTATTGGCAACTCGGGTGGAGGTGTCTCTTTCAGAGAATCCCACGATCTATACTCACTAGATTTTTCTGATGATTCTCCGGCAGCATAGAAAAATAGGAGATAAAAAGCGACAATACCGCCCCATATTAGTAGAAATATTATTATTACTATTGTATTAGGGCGTCTATTTGGTATTAATGATTCAACACTATTTTCCACAGAAAATAACAAAAATGTGAGCTTGAGTACTATTATTTTCCCTCCCATTTAAATGGTTAATTATAGATGATCAGTATTAAGATTTATTTAGGACAGAATATGATTACCATTTGTTCATAAAAATGTTATAGTATTTAATCTCTACTAATAATTTCCCCTTTATTAGACTTGATAGTGGTATCTTGGTGATACTATGTTTCATGTGCTGTTCCCCTTATCCACCACCTCCGTGATCTCGAGGCGGTGGGACCGGTGGTGATCGTGGTCGGATCATATTGGTAGATTCGGCGCGTGAGTCGGTCAGAACTGCTACCAGAATTTCGCCGCCACCCAATCACGACGACCTTCGAACCAGATCCCACGATCGGCCGCGATCCGCGGGTAATCGATCGCCTCGGCGCTCGAGCTCTCGTAGAAGCCGTTTTTCTGCCACGGGTCGCGAACCTCGAGCCAACTCCTGAACTCGCCGAGTAAGCGGATATCCGTGCCGCGCCTGTCGCCGTCGAGGCTGTAATGATGCTACGGATCGACGACCTCGAGCGAGACGTGCATCGAGTGGTCGTCCGCGTCGTCGGATACTGCGCCGTCGTCGACACTCGTATCCACGATCGCGACTGTGACCGAGCTTATATCGGGAAGTGTCGAGAGGTCGTCGACGCCCATCGCCTCGCACGAATCTCGCAACGGTGTCTCGACCATGTCACCGTCAAACGCCACGAGATTGGGTTCGGGAACGCCGTCACCGAATGTATTCAGTAGTGTCGATTGCACGATGCCGAACGACGGCCAGACCCTCACTTTCGGGCGTGACTGATTCGGCGAATTCACGCTCTCGGTTGACTTCGATGCTTTCGATGTAGCTGAGTGCCTACAGTCCGTCATTGTGAGCCGCTCGTGATTCCGAGCGTCGAGATCCTCTGGCGACGTGACGAGTATCGTCTGTCCCGTGCCATCGTGGCGGCTTCCCGAGATCTGGAAGGTGTCGTCATAATGCTCGAGTTCGTCCTTGAGCGCATCGAGGTTCTCTGCACGCTCGTCGGAATTGCTGCCCTCGACCGCGAAATCCAACTTGGACGGTCGTTGCTGTGGAGCACCACGTCGTCGGGCGTCTGCCAGCCGCAGATTCCGGGCAACGTTACGGGAGTGAGACTCGCGAGTGGTGCCATCACGAGGCCAGCGCCGACGCTGTACAATACCTCTCGATGATAACCAGTTTCGTGAATCAATTCACGTGCAGTTTGCCAGTCTAAGTTTATCACTCATAGCAGCGCTCTCAAAGGATCACATCGAAACGTGGAGTGACGAGTGTGATGGCCTCATGAAGACTTTCTGACGGAGTGTTAGGCTTATTTTTGTGATTTAATAGGATTAGTCTGTCTCTGAAATAATTCCCCCTATGAATTTTGATGATCGCAAATCCCAACTGACAAAATAACGATTTCTTCCCCTGGTGGGAGAGGGATATTAACTAACAGTTAGTGGTAGTTAATATCCCTACAGCTTTTTTCATGCAGACAAGATGTCCGCGAGGAGCCCGAGCTCGACATTGATTCCACTGTCACCAGATTCACCTTCCTGCTCTATCTCCTGGTCGATCTCAGCATCGTTACTCTGCTCAACATCCTGCTCCTGGTCTACACTCGCCTCAGTGCTAGTCGCTCCGTCGCCACCATTATCACTGGAAGCGCCGTAAGCCTTCAGATTGTCTGCCTGGTCTCCACCACTAGTTGCTTCTGCGTCAGCGATACCGACCTGAGCGTTGTTATTTTCCTGGTTTATCTCGGCTTCCTGTTCGGCCTCCTGGTCCACGTCGCCAGTGTCGCCAGTGCTGACACTGATATTTTGCGCCGCGGCCGATCCTGCGAACCCCATCAGCATGAGGCCGCCGAACAATGCTACCGTCAGTGTGATTGTGAGTACACGCTTCATGGCTTTTTAGAGGCACGCACCAGTATCGCGATCGCTGTAGCTAATTGTGGTCAGCTTCGTCTCTTGGTGCTGGCACGTTACCCAGTCGCACTTTATTACAGAGCCCCATTTGAATCCAAAGAATAGTTTCGAGACGAATCGCTGGGTTGGCACAGTAGGATACACGCGACCAGTAGAAGAATGCCAGACAGAATTGACCCCTCTTCAGAGTCACTGTGTGTCACTGTTTCAGAACTGTTTTTTGTTCATCTCCTCATTATTGTCATTAGGCTATCTACACTCATTATAGATCCACCACATCGTATTAATTTCATATAGCGAATACACATTTATACTCCTATATTCGGATCTATTGCTGGTTTTTGTCGTTCATTATTTTACTCAATGGCAGCGATACAGAAGCAGTCGTTCTTCATAGTCACTCTTATTTATTGAATGGGATGGGAACTAAAACAGTTTTTATAGTAATTTAACCTACATACTGCAAACAGTCTAAGGATTCTTTATGCTCCAAAGCGAGGTCTCGTACGCACCGCAAGGTGCACTGAGATTGGTCGTTTCATCCGGTGGGTGAGACACACGCGCGTTGCCCAACACGTGTTTTTGTGATCACCCATCGGGTTTCCTGCCAAACTCTCAAAAGATCTCTGATTATCGAACTAAGCGTACCAGTCCTCATTCTCTAAGATAGGATTCAAAGCCTCTAATCTAACGGTCGCGGGTGAACTACGCATGTGATGGTCACGTGTACTCCCTTGGTTCTGGTTGCTCCATTGGTGGAACCGCTGATGCGAGAGTTTATGATTGGTCCTGGCACAACCGGATCCAGCTATCACACCCATTCGTCATTGATGAATAAATTAGCCACTCTCTAAGAATTACCCTCTATTGCAGAGTTATTTC from the Natronococcus sp. AD-5 genome contains:
- a CDS encoding SWIM zinc finger family protein, with amino-acid sequence MEDGLPHSCTCSADEHHQGACKHRVAVAIRTPVLEAARTAQRIHELQTSGVQATANPPAP
- a CDS encoding transcription initiation factor IIB family protein, whose product is MRANAIEQVLETLDTDVLDGGAYLQCRDVARHLMEIADEVPIGAGTPRLTVAAAAVYRADRVLGGEFLTMQQVADAVSAIVETSKDKINRYSAELREEYRERAKTDAPSVLRDRGRITVQ